From Nguyenibacter vanlangensis, one genomic window encodes:
- a CDS encoding [protein-PII] uridylyltransferase: MPTPSSLSPSAGDLTRSLAASLRSVTTGAPVPREEAIGLFRRHLARFQASVREEFEAHRLHGASAAKQLALHTDGMIRTLVDFTLDCALADAIGPGARHLAVAATGGYGRGMLAPFSDIDLLFLTQEEPSADISLVVEYILYFLWDLGLKVGHATRSIPQCIAEAEADTTVRTTLLDARLLAGDDALFAMFEARYIVACVEAGAARFITDKRKERTARHHRFGDSPYLVEPNVKEGRGGLRDLQTLYWMCRYTFGTRHVADLLSPGFGALGLLTEQEAKRARRSWNFLWSVRLHLHYISGRAEERLTFDVQPVVGARMGYTRHGRQVGVERFMRHYFLTVREVMRLTHVLEPAVMRQALGAAANAPQADGTMRDAGFTVLDGQILPARGTAFDDEPIQMMRLLELARARKLPIHPLAMHELIRWERRAASLRGDPEASRIFLELLCGSPPDRAGRAARGETREDAGDEAPSFHATAQDRRQGNAYWLHILNETGIMGRLLPDWSRIVGQMQFDTYHVFTVDEHTIEAIRILGRIEHGAMADEIPLAYDLARNLQSRRALYVAVLLHDIAKGRGGDHSELGSEIALGVCPEMGLSGEETETVSWLVLHHLLLSQTAFQRDIDDPKTILDLADTIQSPERLRLLLLLTIVDMRAVSPRVWNAWKATLLHELYMRVAEVLEGGLATTERDIRVSRAKEAVAAILEEDGASREETDHFLGLGYGSYWLSFDQETHARHARLIRESEARDALLTVETQPLPARGVTEVTIYAADHPGLFSHIAGALAIAGASIVDARIHTLINGMALDTFWIQDGGGEAFEEPQQLARLSALIEQTLSGRLDIGKEIACVGRMRYGRRMRAIHVPPRVVIDNRASNTHTVIEINGRDRPGLLHDVTRAISEHKLQIASAHITTYGVRAVDVFYVKDLFGLKIMDEKRLTEIREALLQGLREAEEAASGEAGPPLETLIA, from the coding sequence ATGCCGACCCCGTCTTCTTTGTCCCCGTCCGCCGGGGATCTGACCCGAAGCCTCGCGGCGTCGCTCCGCTCGGTCACGACCGGCGCGCCCGTCCCGCGCGAGGAGGCGATCGGGCTGTTCCGCCGGCACCTGGCGCGCTTCCAGGCATCGGTGCGCGAGGAATTCGAGGCCCATCGCCTGCATGGCGCGTCGGCCGCCAAGCAGTTGGCGCTGCATACCGACGGGATGATCCGCACGCTGGTGGATTTCACGCTGGATTGCGCGCTGGCGGATGCGATCGGACCCGGCGCGCGGCATCTGGCGGTGGCGGCCACCGGCGGGTACGGGCGCGGCATGCTGGCCCCGTTCAGCGACATCGACCTGCTGTTCCTGACCCAGGAGGAGCCATCGGCCGATATCAGCCTGGTCGTCGAATATATCCTGTATTTCCTGTGGGACCTGGGGCTGAAGGTGGGGCATGCCACGCGGTCGATTCCGCAATGCATCGCCGAGGCCGAGGCCGACACGACGGTGCGCACCACCCTGCTGGATGCGCGCCTGCTGGCCGGTGACGACGCGCTGTTCGCGATGTTCGAGGCCCGCTACATCGTCGCGTGCGTCGAGGCCGGGGCCGCGCGCTTCATCACCGACAAGCGCAAGGAGCGCACGGCGCGCCATCACCGTTTCGGCGACAGCCCATACCTGGTCGAGCCCAATGTCAAGGAAGGGCGCGGCGGCCTGCGGGACCTGCAGACGCTGTACTGGATGTGCCGCTACACGTTCGGCACGCGCCACGTGGCCGACCTGCTGTCGCCGGGGTTCGGGGCGCTGGGCCTGCTGACCGAGCAGGAAGCCAAGCGGGCGCGGCGGTCATGGAATTTCCTGTGGAGCGTGCGGCTGCATCTCCATTACATCTCGGGCCGGGCGGAAGAGCGCCTGACCTTCGACGTGCAGCCTGTGGTGGGCGCGCGCATGGGCTATACGCGCCATGGGCGGCAGGTCGGGGTCGAGCGCTTCATGCGCCATTATTTCCTGACGGTGCGCGAGGTCATGCGCCTGACCCATGTGCTGGAACCCGCGGTGATGCGCCAGGCCCTGGGGGCCGCCGCCAACGCGCCGCAGGCCGACGGCACGATGCGCGACGCGGGCTTTACCGTGCTGGACGGGCAGATCCTGCCCGCGCGCGGCACCGCCTTCGACGACGAGCCGATCCAGATGATGCGGCTGCTGGAGTTGGCGCGCGCGCGCAAGCTGCCGATCCATCCGCTGGCGATGCACGAACTGATCCGCTGGGAACGGCGGGCGGCCAGCCTGCGGGGTGATCCCGAGGCATCGCGGATCTTCCTGGAACTGCTGTGCGGCAGCCCGCCGGACCGGGCAGGCCGGGCGGCGCGGGGCGAAACCAGGGAAGACGCCGGCGACGAGGCGCCGAGCTTCCACGCCACGGCGCAGGACCGGCGCCAGGGCAATGCCTATTGGCTGCACATCCTGAACGAGACCGGGATCATGGGCCGGCTGCTGCCCGACTGGTCGCGCATCGTCGGGCAGATGCAGTTCGACACCTATCATGTCTTCACGGTCGACGAGCATACGATCGAGGCCATCCGCATCCTGGGCCGGATCGAGCACGGGGCCATGGCGGACGAGATTCCGCTGGCCTATGACCTGGCGCGCAACCTGCAGTCGCGCCGCGCGCTGTATGTCGCCGTGCTGCTGCACGACATCGCCAAGGGACGTGGCGGCGACCATTCCGAGCTGGGGTCCGAGATCGCGCTGGGTGTCTGCCCCGAGATGGGCCTGTCCGGCGAGGAGACCGAGACGGTGTCGTGGCTGGTGCTGCATCACCTGCTGCTGAGCCAGACCGCCTTCCAGCGCGATATCGACGACCCCAAGACGATCCTGGACCTGGCGGACACGATCCAGTCGCCCGAGCGGCTGCGCCTGCTGCTGCTGCTGACGATCGTGGATATGCGCGCCGTCAGCCCGCGCGTGTGGAACGCCTGGAAGGCCACGCTGCTGCACGAACTGTATATGCGGGTGGCCGAGGTGCTGGAAGGCGGGCTGGCGACGACCGAGCGCGACATCCGTGTCTCGCGCGCCAAGGAAGCCGTCGCCGCCATCCTGGAGGAGGACGGCGCCAGCCGCGAGGAGACCGACCATTTCCTGGGGCTGGGCTATGGCAGCTATTGGCTGTCCTTCGACCAGGAGACCCATGCGCGCCATGCCCGGCTGATCCGCGAATCCGAGGCGCGGGACGCGCTGCTGACGGTGGAGACGCAGCCCCTGCCGGCGCGCGGCGTCACCGAGGTCACGATCTATGCCGCCGACCATCCGGGCCTGTTCTCGCACATCGCCGGGGCGCTGGCGATCGCGGGCGCGTCGATCGTCGATGCGCGGATCCATACGCTGATCAACGGCATGGCGCTGGATACGTTCTGGATCCAGGATGGCGGCGGCGAGGCGTTCGAGGAGCCGCAGCAGCTTGCGCGGCTGTCCGCGCTGATCGAGCAGACCCTGTCGGGCCGGCTGGATATCGGCAAGGAAATCGCCTGTGTCGGGCGCATGCGCTATGGGCGGCGGATGCGCGCGATCCACGTGCCGCCACGCGTGGTCATCGACAACCGCGCGTCGAACACCCATACGGTGATCGAGATCAACGGCCGCGACCGGCCGGGCCTGCTGCATGACGTCACCCGCGCCATCAGCGAGCATAAATTGCAGATCGCCTCGGCCCATATCACGACCTATGGCGTGCGGGCGGTCGACGTGTTCTATGTCAAGGACCTGTTCGGCCTGAAGATCATGGACGAGAAGCGGCTGACCGAAATCCGCGAGGCGCTGCTGCAGGGCCTGCGCGAGGCCGAGGAAGCGGCGTCGGGCGAGGCCGGGCCGCCGCTGGAGACGCTGATCGCCTGA
- a CDS encoding carboxypeptidase M32 produces the protein MPDTAPDTAPDDPSLTAYGQLAQHFARIGRIRNALGILGWDKDVMMPAGAGDSRAESIATLNVLCHEMLTDPAVETLLEQAHAPAGSWEAANLAEMRRAYLHAASVPADLVEATSRAASRCEMAWREARRDSDFAMLLPYLSEVLDRTRELAQAKGAALGLAPYDALLDQYDPGTRRTDIDPVFAELRRDLPALIADARAHQAALPASALPAGPFPMHRQEAVGRQVMQALGFDMARGRLDVSIHPFCGGAEDDVRITTRYDENDVLNALMGVVHETGHALYEQGLPPAWHTQPVGQARGMSLHESQSLLMEMQVARSRPFIDWLAPLLRNAFGGDDSDPAWSAESLYHAVTRVRPGFIRVDADEVTYPAHVLVRYQLETALIDGSLALRDLPEAFNAGIFNLLGLTVPNDRLGCLQDIHWPSGAWGYFPTYTMGAILAAQLRQAAFDADPAIGAGIARGDFAPLLDWLRTHVHSQASRLSTPEIIRAATGAAPSTASYRAHLRRRYCGAA, from the coding sequence ATGCCCGACACTGCGCCCGACACTGCGCCCGACGACCCGTCCCTGACCGCCTATGGGCAGCTTGCGCAGCATTTCGCGCGCATCGGCCGCATCCGCAATGCGCTGGGCATCCTGGGCTGGGACAAGGACGTGATGATGCCCGCCGGCGCCGGCGACAGCCGGGCCGAGAGCATCGCGACGCTGAACGTGCTGTGCCACGAGATGCTGACCGACCCGGCGGTCGAGACCCTGCTGGAACAGGCGCACGCCCCCGCCGGGTCATGGGAAGCCGCGAACCTGGCCGAGATGCGCCGGGCCTATCTGCATGCGGCCTCGGTGCCGGCGGACCTGGTCGAGGCCACGTCGCGCGCGGCCTCGCGCTGCGAGATGGCGTGGCGCGAGGCGCGGCGCGACAGCGATTTCGCCATGCTGCTGCCCTATCTGTCCGAGGTGCTGGACCGCACCCGCGAGCTGGCCCAGGCGAAGGGCGCGGCGCTGGGCCTGGCGCCGTACGACGCGCTGCTGGACCAGTACGATCCCGGCACGCGGCGCACGGACATCGACCCGGTCTTCGCCGAACTGCGCCGGGACCTGCCGGCGCTGATCGCCGATGCGCGGGCGCACCAGGCCGCCCTGCCCGCCTCCGCACTGCCGGCCGGCCCCTTTCCCATGCATCGTCAGGAAGCGGTGGGACGGCAGGTCATGCAGGCGCTGGGTTTCGACATGGCGCGGGGGCGGCTGGATGTCAGCATCCATCCGTTCTGCGGCGGCGCCGAGGACGATGTGCGCATCACCACCCGCTATGACGAGAACGACGTGCTGAACGCCCTGATGGGCGTGGTGCATGAAACGGGCCACGCGCTGTACGAGCAGGGCCTGCCGCCCGCCTGGCATACGCAGCCGGTCGGCCAGGCGCGCGGCATGAGCCTGCATGAAAGCCAGTCGCTGCTGATGGAGATGCAGGTCGCGCGGTCGCGCCCCTTCATCGACTGGCTGGCGCCGCTGCTGCGCAATGCGTTCGGCGGCGACGATTCGGACCCGGCCTGGTCGGCCGAGTCGCTGTACCATGCCGTGACCCGGGTGCGGCCAGGCTTCATCCGCGTGGACGCGGACGAAGTGACCTATCCCGCCCATGTGCTGGTCCGCTACCAGTTGGAAACCGCGCTGATCGACGGCAGCCTGGCGCTGCGCGACCTGCCGGAAGCGTTCAATGCCGGCATTTTCAACCTGCTGGGCCTGACGGTACCGAACGATCGGCTGGGCTGCCTGCAGGACATCCACTGGCCGTCTGGCGCGTGGGGATATTTCCCGACCTATACGATGGGGGCGATCCTGGCCGCGCAACTGCGCCAGGCGGCGTTCGATGCCGATCCGGCGATCGGGGCCGGCATCGCCCGGGGCGATTTCGCCCCGCTGCTGGACTGGCTGCGCACCCATGTCCACAGCCAGGCCAGCCGGCTGTCCACGCCCGAGATCATCCGCGCGGCCACCGGGGCGGCGCCGTCGACCGCTTCCTATCGCGCGCATCTGCGCCGGCGCTATTGCGGCGCGGCCTGA
- a CDS encoding L-dopachrome tautomerase-related protein — MARFLPIPRPAGPRLAAGALTLLLSCGAPAAWAAKPAPPLDPSAPLVPVAQSDGRVWNAVVVLPDGRMVLDYPAWAGGTGPSLTVRDADGTQRPYPDAGWHDATRDPARRFISVEGLHLTGDGALWVVDSGIGADGRAVPGGAKLARIDTTDGTVTRIVPIDPAVLRPGSHPAGVRIARGHGFVGDSGVAGLIVIDLGDGPGHGGQRRLLDHHPSLTAQRPIMTGGRVLRGANGHVAAVNVNHLEVSPDGQWLYYQPLCGPLYRIGTDLLTDTSVTGVELDDGATLWYNTPPLGGMTVDRDGTLYFDDVSTGSIFRFTAGRIYQRIVVDPRLRWPAEPYVTPGGQLYVPVAQLDRTPRFDGGRAEVRWPLDLYRVDVGALPPPKY, encoded by the coding sequence ATGGCACGTTTCCTTCCGATCCCGCGCCCGGCCGGCCCGCGCCTGGCCGCCGGCGCGCTGACCCTTCTTCTCTCCTGCGGGGCCCCGGCGGCCTGGGCCGCCAAGCCCGCGCCGCCGCTCGACCCGTCCGCGCCGCTGGTGCCGGTCGCTCAAAGCGACGGGCGGGTGTGGAACGCGGTGGTCGTGCTGCCGGATGGACGCATGGTCCTGGATTATCCCGCCTGGGCGGGCGGCACGGGCCCGTCGCTGACCGTGCGCGACGCGGACGGCACGCAGCGCCCCTACCCGGACGCCGGATGGCACGACGCAACGCGCGATCCGGCGCGACGCTTCATCTCGGTCGAGGGACTGCATCTGACCGGCGATGGGGCGCTGTGGGTGGTGGATAGCGGCATCGGCGCGGATGGGCGCGCCGTGCCGGGCGGCGCCAAGCTGGCGCGGATCGACACCACGGACGGCACGGTGACGCGCATCGTGCCGATCGACCCGGCCGTGCTGCGGCCAGGCAGCCATCCGGCGGGCGTGCGCATCGCCCGCGGCCATGGCTTCGTCGGCGATTCGGGCGTCGCCGGGCTGATCGTGATCGACCTTGGCGACGGGCCGGGCCATGGCGGGCAGCGCCGCCTGCTGGATCATCACCCGTCCTTGACGGCGCAGCGGCCGATCATGACCGGCGGACGCGTGCTGCGGGGGGCGAACGGCCATGTCGCGGCCGTGAACGTGAACCATCTGGAAGTCAGCCCCGACGGTCAGTGGCTGTATTACCAGCCTCTGTGCGGGCCGCTCTACCGGATCGGCACCGACCTGCTGACCGATACCAGCGTCACCGGGGTCGAACTGGATGACGGAGCGACGCTTTGGTACAACACGCCGCCACTGGGCGGGATGACGGTGGACCGCGATGGCACGCTGTATTTCGACGACGTGTCCACCGGCAGCATTTTCCGCTTCACCGCCGGGCGGATCTATCAGCGGATCGTCGTCGACCCGCGCCTGCGCTGGCCGGCCGAGCCTTATGTTACCCCGGGGGGCCAGCTTTATGTCCCCGTGGCCCAACTGGACCGCACGCCGCGATTCGATGGCGGGCGGGCCGAAGTACGATGGCCGCTGGACCTGTATCGCGTCGATGTCGGGGCGCTGCCGCCGCCGAAATACTGA
- a CDS encoding phosphotransferase-like protein produces MSAQSRAIVLNGGSSSGKSSIARLLKERLKGRWLSFGIDDLIQAMPYRDLNDGDGLTISPSGKVDVGGAFRAYEQAWMCGLQAVAERQVGLILEDVFISGPTAQQRWKENLCGSDILWVGVMCLPNVAEQRELARGDRQKGMARLQAESVHAGIEYDMVVDTTSASTGNCVDLIVMEAERRWRSGR; encoded by the coding sequence TTGAGCGCACAATCTAGGGCCATAGTTTTAAATGGAGGCTCGAGTTCGGGAAAGTCTTCCATCGCTCGCCTGCTGAAAGAACGCTTGAAGGGTAGGTGGCTATCTTTCGGGATCGACGACCTCATACAGGCGATGCCATACCGCGATCTTAACGATGGCGATGGACTGACGATTTCTCCTTCAGGAAAAGTCGATGTCGGCGGGGCTTTCCGGGCATACGAGCAGGCGTGGATGTGCGGCCTCCAAGCTGTCGCTGAGCGCCAAGTCGGCCTGATTCTGGAGGACGTATTCATCAGCGGTCCGACAGCCCAACAACGGTGGAAAGAAAACCTCTGTGGCTCGGACATCTTGTGGGTCGGGGTGATGTGCCTTCCAAATGTTGCGGAACAGCGCGAGCTTGCGCGGGGCGACCGGCAAAAAGGGATGGCGCGTCTACAGGCGGAAAGCGTTCACGCAGGGATTGAGTATGACATGGTTGTGGATACGACATCGGCATCGACAGGCAACTGCGTCGATTTAATCGTAATGGAGGCGGAACGGAGATGGCGCTCTGGAAGATGA
- the thrC gene encoding threonine synthase has product MRYVSTRGQAPVRDFSEVLLAGLAEDGGLYLPETWPVLSADDWRALRGLSYPELAARIIGPFAAGSIAPETLRRLCHEAYAGFDHAAIVPLVQVEDGLFVQELFHGPTLAFKDMAMQLLGRLFDHVLAERDAHVTIVGATSGDTGSAAIEACRGRTRVKTVILHPEGRTSDVQRRQMTTVLEPNVTNLAVQGTFDDCQDLVKGMFADAPFRQEMRLSAVNSINWARIAAQVPYYVYAALALGAPDRAVAFAVPTGNFGNILAAWAARRMGLPVRALCVGSNRNDILTRFLRGNDMSVQGVVPSLSPSMDIQVSSNFERLLFELLDRDAASCARIMTDFRRTGRMAVPDATWRRAAELFHALALDDEATKTEIRKLYAQSGYLADPHSAIGIAAGRMFREPGIPMVAMATAHPAKFPDAMEAAIGIRPALPPRLADLFDRPERYEVVAARLDAVEDRVRAAVLKNA; this is encoded by the coding sequence ATGCGTTACGTCTCTACCCGGGGTCAGGCCCCTGTCCGCGATTTTTCCGAGGTCCTGCTGGCCGGCCTTGCCGAGGATGGCGGGCTGTATCTGCCCGAGACCTGGCCTGTCCTGAGCGCCGATGACTGGCGCGCGCTGCGCGGCCTGTCCTATCCCGAACTGGCGGCGCGGATCATCGGGCCCTTCGCCGCCGGCAGCATCGCCCCCGAGACGTTGCGGCGCCTGTGCCATGAGGCCTATGCCGGGTTCGACCATGCGGCGATCGTGCCGCTGGTGCAGGTGGAAGACGGGCTGTTCGTCCAGGAACTGTTCCACGGGCCGACCCTGGCCTTCAAGGACATGGCGATGCAGTTGCTGGGCCGGCTGTTCGACCATGTGCTGGCCGAACGGGACGCGCACGTGACCATCGTGGGCGCGACCTCGGGCGATACCGGGTCGGCGGCGATCGAGGCGTGCCGGGGCCGTACCCGGGTCAAGACCGTCATCCTGCATCCCGAGGGCCGCACCTCGGACGTGCAGCGGCGGCAGATGACCACCGTGCTGGAACCCAACGTGACCAATCTGGCGGTGCAGGGTACGTTCGACGACTGCCAGGACCTGGTGAAGGGGATGTTCGCCGACGCCCCCTTCCGGCAGGAGATGCGCCTGTCGGCGGTCAATTCCATCAACTGGGCCCGCATCGCGGCGCAGGTCCCGTACTATGTTTATGCCGCGCTGGCCCTGGGCGCACCGGACCGCGCGGTCGCCTTTGCCGTGCCGACCGGCAATTTCGGCAACATCCTGGCCGCCTGGGCGGCGCGGCGCATGGGGCTGCCGGTGCGGGCGCTGTGCGTGGGGTCGAACCGCAACGACATCCTGACCCGCTTCCTGCGCGGCAACGACATGAGCGTGCAGGGCGTGGTCCCCAGCCTGTCGCCGTCGATGGACATCCAGGTTTCGTCGAATTTCGAGCGGCTGCTGTTCGAGCTGCTGGACCGGGACGCCGCGTCCTGCGCACGGATCATGACCGATTTCCGCCGCACCGGCCGCATGGCGGTGCCCGACGCGACCTGGCGGCGGGCCGCCGAGCTGTTCCATGCCCTGGCCCTTGACGACGAGGCCACGAAGACCGAAATCCGCAAGCTGTATGCGCAAAGCGGCTACCTGGCCGACCCGCACAGCGCCATCGGGATCGCCGCCGGGCGGATGTTCCGCGAACCGGGCATTCCGATGGTGGCGATGGCGACCGCCCACCCGGCCAAGTTTCCCGACGCGATGGAGGCCGCCATCGGGATTCGCCCCGCCCTGCCGCCGCGGCTGGCGGATCTATTCGACCGGCCCGAACGTTACGAGGTGGTGGCCGCCCGGCTGGACGCGGTCGAAGACCGGGTGCGGGCCGCGGTGCTGAAGAACGCCTGA
- a CDS encoding pitrilysin family protein: MTEQINVTRLPSGLTVVTEHMERVETVSFGAYVAAGTCHEHAAENGVSHFLEHMAFKGTDSRSAAGIAEEIENVGGHINAYTAREHTAYYVKLLKEDLKLGVDIIGDILTHSTFAPDEVERERGVILQEIGQANDTPDDIIFDHFQETAFPGQPMGRPTLGTEPLIREMSRETLMRYMRTHYTTANTVIAAAGNLAHDDVVALVQRHFADLPAQAGSASFESRYLGGEFRKEKDLDQAHVVLGFPSVGYGDPDYYPVLLLSTLLGGGMSSRLFQEIREKRGLVYSVYSFNAPFRDGGLFGIYAGTGGDQIEELVPVTLEELRKVQTRIGQDELNRARAQLKSSLLMSLESTGSRCEQLARQLQIFGRLIPTAETVARIDAVGIGDVQRVAARLFRGRPTLASLGPVSQMPDVAAIAEALAA, translated from the coding sequence ATGACAGAGCAGATCAACGTCACCCGCCTCCCTTCCGGCCTGACGGTCGTTACCGAACATATGGAACGCGTGGAGACCGTATCCTTCGGCGCCTATGTGGCCGCCGGTACGTGCCATGAGCACGCCGCGGAGAACGGCGTCTCGCACTTCCTGGAGCATATGGCCTTCAAGGGGACGGACAGCCGCAGCGCCGCCGGGATCGCCGAGGAGATCGAGAATGTGGGCGGGCACATCAACGCCTATACCGCGCGCGAGCACACGGCCTATTACGTCAAGCTGCTGAAGGAAGACCTGAAGCTGGGGGTCGACATCATCGGCGATATCCTGACCCACAGCACCTTCGCCCCCGACGAGGTCGAGCGCGAGCGCGGGGTCATCCTGCAGGAGATCGGCCAGGCGAACGACACGCCCGACGACATCATCTTCGACCATTTCCAGGAAACCGCGTTTCCCGGCCAGCCGATGGGCCGCCCGACCCTGGGCACCGAGCCCCTGATCCGCGAGATGAGCCGCGAGACGCTGATGCGCTATATGCGCACCCATTACACCACCGCGAACACGGTGATCGCGGCAGCGGGCAACTTGGCGCATGACGACGTGGTGGCGCTGGTCCAGCGGCATTTCGCCGACCTGCCGGCGCAGGCGGGTTCGGCCTCGTTCGAATCCCGCTATCTGGGCGGGGAGTTCCGCAAGGAGAAGGACCTGGACCAGGCCCATGTGGTGCTGGGCTTTCCGTCCGTCGGCTATGGCGATCCGGATTATTATCCGGTCCTGCTGCTGTCGACCCTGCTGGGGGGTGGCATGTCGTCGCGCCTGTTCCAGGAGATCCGCGAGAAGCGGGGGCTGGTCTATTCGGTCTATTCGTTCAACGCGCCGTTCCGCGACGGCGGGCTGTTCGGGATCTATGCCGGCACAGGTGGCGACCAGATCGAGGAACTGGTCCCCGTGACCCTGGAGGAACTGCGCAAGGTGCAGACCCGCATCGGCCAGGATGAGCTGAACCGGGCGCGGGCGCAGTTGAAGTCCTCGCTGCTGATGTCGCTGGAAAGCACCGGCAGCCGCTGCGAGCAACTGGCCCGGCAATTGCAGATATTCGGCCGGCTGATCCCGACCGCCGAGACCGTGGCGCGGATCGACGCGGTGGGCATCGGCGACGTGCAGCGCGTGGCCGCGCGGCTGTTCCGTGGCCGACCGACCCTGGCGTCGCTGGGGCCGGTAAGCCAGATGCCGGACGTCGCCGCCATCGCCGAGGCGCTTGCGGCATGA
- a CDS encoding TldD/PmbA family protein, producing MTGDPLDLIGGLLAMARAAGADAADALYLARTTQGVQVRNGRTEDLERSETQDLGLRVFVGRRSSIVSATGLDPERFAPLVEQALAMARVVPEDPHAGLSPLAETGFVDGTGLDLLDMARPDTASLLARARAAEDAALSVAGVTNSNGGSATASLSDIVLMSSAGFSGRYARSGHSVSASVLAGHGTGMQRDYDYHSTVHLADLDDPAAIGRSAGERTVARLNPGRPRTGRMAVVYDPRVSASLLGHLAGAVNGNAIARGTSFLKDRMGQRIMPAGLDVLDDPTRPRGLAAHPFDGEGVRSGVLEIVRDGVLTNWALDSRSARQIGTTGNGRASRGPSAPPVPSLGSLYARPGTLTPAALMQDIAEGIYVTELMGSAINGLTGDYSRGAAGFMIRGGVLAEPVAELTIAGNLNDMFARMVLADDLEFRRATNAPTIRIDDMMIAGA from the coding sequence ATGACCGGCGATCCGCTGGACCTGATCGGCGGCCTGCTGGCCATGGCCCGCGCGGCCGGGGCCGATGCGGCCGACGCGCTGTACCTGGCGCGCACGACCCAGGGCGTGCAGGTCCGCAACGGCCGGACCGAGGACCTGGAACGATCCGAGACCCAGGACCTGGGCCTGCGGGTGTTCGTCGGGCGCCGGTCGTCCATCGTGTCGGCCACGGGGCTGGACCCCGAGCGGTTCGCGCCCCTGGTCGAGCAGGCGCTGGCCATGGCCCGCGTGGTGCCCGAGGACCCGCATGCCGGGCTGTCGCCCCTGGCGGAGACGGGGTTCGTGGACGGCACGGGCCTGGATCTGCTGGACATGGCGCGTCCGGACACCGCATCGCTGCTTGCGCGCGCGCGCGCGGCCGAGGATGCCGCGCTGTCGGTGGCCGGGGTGACCAACAGCAATGGCGGGTCGGCCACCGCCAGCCTGTCGGACATCGTGCTGATGAGTTCGGCCGGGTTTTCCGGCCGCTATGCGCGCAGCGGCCATTCGGTGTCGGCCAGCGTACTGGCCGGGCACGGCACGGGCATGCAGCGCGACTATGATTATCACAGCACGGTGCATCTGGCCGACCTGGACGATCCCGCCGCGATCGGACGCAGCGCCGGCGAGCGCACGGTCGCGCGGCTGAATCCCGGCCGGCCGCGCACCGGCAGGATGGCGGTGGTGTACGATCCGCGCGTGTCGGCCAGCCTGCTGGGGCATCTGGCCGGCGCGGTCAACGGCAACGCGATCGCGAGGGGCACGTCCTTCCTGAAGGACCGGATGGGCCAGCGAATCATGCCGGCCGGCCTCGACGTCCTGGACGACCCCACGCGACCGCGCGGCCTGGCGGCGCACCCGTTCGACGGCGAAGGCGTGCGGAGCGGCGTGCTGGAGATCGTGCGCGACGGGGTGCTGACGAACTGGGCGCTGGATTCGCGCAGCGCGCGGCAGATCGGGACCACCGGCAACGGCCGGGCCAGCCGTGGACCGTCCGCGCCGCCCGTCCCGTCGCTGGGCAGCCTGTACGCGCGCCCCGGCACGCTGACGCCGGCCGCGCTGATGCAGGACATCGCCGAGGGGATCTATGTCACCGAACTGATGGGATCGGCCATCAACGGCCTGACCGGCGATTACAGCCGCGGGGCTGCGGGATTCATGATCCGGGGCGGCGTGCTGGCCGAACCGGTCGCCGAACTGACCATCGCCGGCAACCTGAACGACATGTTCGCCCGGATGGTACTGGCCGACGACCTGGAATTCCGCCGGGCGACCAACGCGCCGACGATCCGGATCGACGACATGATGATCGCCGGGGCCTGA